The following proteins are encoded in a genomic region of Dromaius novaehollandiae isolate bDroNov1 chromosome 29, bDroNov1.hap1, whole genome shotgun sequence:
- the CKS1B gene encoding cyclin-dependent kinases regulatory subunit 1, with protein MAHKQIYYSDKYDDEEFEYRHVMLPKDIAKLVPKTHLMSESEWRNLGVQQSQGWVHYMIHEPEPHILLFRRPLPKKPEK; from the exons ATGGCGCACAAACAGATCTACTACTCCGACAAGTACGACGACGAGGAGTTCGAGTACCG GCACGTCATGCTGCCCAAGGACATCGCCAAGCTGGTGCCCAAGACGCACCTGATGTCGGAGTCGGAGTGGAGGAACCTGGGCGtgcagcagagccagggctgggTCCACTACATGATCCACGAGCCAG AGCCTCACATCCTGTTGTTCCGAAGACCGCTGCCAAAGAAGCCGGAAAAGTGA